Proteins encoded in a region of the Cataglyphis hispanica isolate Lineage 1 chromosome 14, ULB_Chis1_1.0, whole genome shotgun sequence genome:
- the LOC126854368 gene encoding sodium-coupled monocarboxylate transporter 1-like produces MVAASERGYFHWIDWLVFALMLFVSAIAGLWHFRSAQKSDTRGYLLGGRSLGLFPVTASLVASFISGVTILGTPTEIYNFGTQYWITIISIFFSGIVVAIVYLPVFTTLQLNSVYEYLEIRFDRSVRILISLIFVFDAVLYQSIVIYVPALALNQVSGINIYVVGTIVCLVCVFYTVLGGIRAVVWTDALQVGVMIAAAISVTALGTYQMGGMSEIWNKAVIAKRIEFLNFDPSPYTRHTVWTVLIGSWLYCTAYIAVNQTMVQRYKSLETKKKSQLSIAIFTISVMVFISICCWCGLVLLAWWSPPKCDPRVSRLITADDQLLPAYVMEIAGDLHGIPGLFISGVFGAALSSLSVGFNSTSVVILEDFVMGCFKMKLSDRCATIFVKILIVFFGLLALSFLFLIEKLGGVLSVTNSLAAIAAGTSFGVFTLGILFPWANSKGAFIGAIAGFMMSGWVSFGANAAIGSGLVVPHKLPVPSCTGDNDYVFVNKSQLISEDNVFPLYRLSYHWVAPVGTLVVLVIGGLVTWITGAMDPSSIDKNLLSPVIHRWLPRQKYQNDINELCMSIPTDSPIPISTNLLSVIRRKSLPNIFPQKEEANKSS; encoded by the exons ATGGTAGCTGCATCGGAAAGAGGATACTTCCATTGGATCGATTGGTTGGTGTTCGCACTTATGCTCTTCGTGTCTGCCATAGCTGGCTTATGGCACTTCAGAAGTGCGCAAAAGTCGGACACAAGAGGCTACCTGCTCGGAGGAAGAAGCTTAGGACTCTTTCCGGTGACCGCCTCTCTCGTTGCCAG CTTCATATCAGGCGTGACGATCCTGGGTACTCCAACAGAGATTTACAACTTCGGCACGCAATACTGGATCACGATCATCTCGATTTTCTTTTCCGGTATCGTGGTCGCCATCGTGTACCTTCCTGTCTTTACCACCTTGCAACTTAACTCTGTTTATGAG TACTTGGAAATCCGATTCGATCGGAGCGTGCGGATCCtcatttctttgattttcgtTTTTGATGCG GTTCTTTATCAATCGATCGTAATCTACGTCCCCGCGCTGGCATTAAATCAAG tcAGCGGTATCAATATATACGTGGTCGGAACCATTGTATGCTTGGTCTGTGTTTTTTATACCGTCTTG gGTGGTATTCGAGCTGTGGTTTGGACAGACGCGTTGCAAGTCGGGGTGATGATAGCGGCAGCTATCTCAGTCACTGCTCTAGGCACCTATCAGATGGGAGGAATGTCTGAGATTTGGAATAAGGCCGTTATAGCCAAACGTATCGAATTTCTAaa CTTTGATCCGTCACCCTATACAAGGCATACTGTTTGGACGGTGCTGATTGGTTCTTGGTTATACTGCACCGCGTACATTGCCGTCAATCAAACTATGGTGCAACGATATAAATCATTAGAAACTAAGAAGAAATCGCAATT ATCCATCGCGATATTCACCATCAGCGTAATGGTGTTTATTTCAATATGCTGTTGGTGCGGATTAGTCCTCCTTGCCTGGTGGTCGCCACCGAAATGTGATCCAAGAGTTTCTCGCTTAATTACGGCCGACGATCAATTGCTGCCGGCTTATGTCATGGAGATTGCAGGTGACCTACATGGAATACCTGGCCTTTTCATTTCCGGAGTTTTTGGCGCAGCACTGAG TTCCTTATCGGTAGGCTTCAACTCGACGTCCGTTGTGATTCTAGAAGACTTTGTTATGGGTTGTTTTAAAATGAAACTTAGCGATCGTTGTGCCACTATTTTCGTGAAAATCCTTATTGTCTTCTTCGGTCTACTGGCATTAAGCTTCCTTTTCCTGATCGAGAAACTAGGGGGAGTTTTATCT GTGACCAACAGTTTGGCTGCTATCGCTGCTGGGACTTCTTTCGGTGTTTTCACTCTGGGAATCTTATTTCCGTGGGCAAACTCCAAG GGGGCCTTTATTGGTGCCATTGCAGGATTTATGATGTCTGGATGGGTTAGTTTTGGAGCAAATGCGGCTATCGGTTCTGGTCTCGTGGTGCCACACAAACTTCCAGTTCCCTCTTGCACCGGAGATAATGACTATGTCTTCGTAAATAAATCCCAGTTAATAAG CGAAGACAATGTGTTTCCATTATATCGGTTGTCTTACCACTGGGTTGCCCCTGTTGGCACCTTGGTAGTACTAGTGATAGGCGGGTTAGTCACCTGGATAACAGGTGCAATGGATCCCTCATCGATCGACAAGAATCTGCTCTCTCCAGTGATTCATAG ATGGCTACCTCGacagaaatatcaaaatgatataaacGAGTTGTGTATGTCAATACCGACAGATTCGCCTATACCAATATCAACGAATTTATTATCGGTCATCCGCCGAAAATCCCTTCCTAATATTTTTCCGCAAAAAGAAGAGGCGAATAAATCATCatga
- the LOC126854363 gene encoding endoplasmic reticulum transmembrane helix translocase, which produces MAAISSRIDELVQSVSLHNPRKWMFNGYILPFVMLQSLWIYCWIFVYGIEEYYDAGLVGIAAIGVLQIFLCLCCQWSVHIHTFLNCSSEKNPYKARIVKVVPTPNNGSSELIPLHRTDQQEPWFIFQKTKYYWDSERKSFRGLQFPINHSVKHYCEWKGYLDQAEVEAAEEKYGKNKLDMVVPEFWELFKERGIAPFFVFQVFCVALWCLDKYWYYSIFTLIMLIMFECTLVQQQLRNMAEIRKMGNKPYMIMVYRNRRWRLLFTDQLVPGDIVSITRPQHDNLVPCDMLLLRGPCVVDESMLTGESVPQMKEPIEDIDGNRIIDIEGDKLHVLFGGTKVVQHTPPTKNTPGLRATDNGCVAYVLRTGFSTSQGKLLRTILFGVKRVTANNLETFGFILFLLIFAIAAAAYVWIKGSEDPTRNKYKLFLECTLILTSVVPPELPIELSLAVNTSLVALSKLGVFCTEPFRIPFAGKIDICCFDKTGTLTSDKMIVEGIAGIDGKSDVIQLSDAPLESIQVLATCHSLVQLDDGIVGDPLEKATLKAVNWSLTKSDSVIPKKGKSPALKIVQRYHFSSALKRMCVVVGYNIPGASETHYMATVKGAPEILKNMLSSVPKNYDSTYLSLSRRGARVLALGYRKLPGSFSSQDLRELTRGKLESNLTFAGFVIISCPLKSDSKAVIKEIVNSSHSVVMITGDNPLTACHVSRELHFTKKPNTLVLIENDDEWLWESIDKTIQLPLSVKNIASRKEIWKDYALCITGEGLSYLKENQRELLRKLLPHIVIFARCAPKQKEFIIVSLQSLGYMTLMCGDGTNDVGALKHAAVGVAILSSPPEKLLSDKREDTSRNDTSMSPISNGPRTNPRIAPANTRAKLQKILKEIDNEVQEQSVIVKLGDASIAAPFTSKMSSIQCICHVIKQGRCTLVTTLQMFKILALNALILAYSQSVLYLDGIKFSDAQATLQGVLLAACFLFISRSKPLKTLSQQRPLPNIFNLYTIATVLLQFAVHFICLVYLVKEATVLSPKDNKLAAILNNSSEVNSLGGDDSSEEEPFEANLINSTVYIIAMSLQVSTFAINYRGHPFMESLAQNKALLFSLVGNSAVILLLACGFLPNLAIQFEIVDFPSHFRTILVQILVADFVFAYIVDRACLWLFGEGRQHKL; this is translated from the exons ATGGCGGCGATCTCGTCGCGGATAGACGAGCTCGTGCAATCTGTCAGCTTGCATAATCCGCGCAAATGGATGTTCAACGGTTACATCCTACCATTCGTGATGCTACAATCCCTGTGGATCTATTGCTGGATCTTCGTCTACGGCATCGAAGAGTACTATGACGCGGGCCTAGTTGGCATCGCGGCGATCGGCGTGCTGCAAATCTTTTTGTGCCTGTGCTGTCAATGGTCCGTGCATATTCATACGTTCTTAAATTGCAGCTCG gaaaaGAATCCTTACAAAGCAAGAATAGTGAAAGTAGTCCCTACTCCAAATAATGGAAGTTCAGAACTGATCCCTCTGCATCGCACAGATCAACAGGAGCCAtggtttatttttcaaaaaacgaaatattattgGGATTCAGAGAGAAAATCATTCAGAGGATTGCAGTTTCCAATCAATCATTCCGTGAAACATTATTGTGAATGGAAAGGCTATCTCGATCAAGCAGAAGTTGAAGCagcagaagaaaaatatgggaaaaataa atTAGATATGGTTGTGCCAGAGTTCTGGGAACTCTTTAAGGAACGCGGGATTGCTCCGTTCTTCGTCTTTCAAGTATTCTGTGTGGCACTCTGGTGCTTAGACAAGTATTGGTACTATAGCATCTTCACGCTGATCATGCTTATCATGTTTGAATGCACACTGGTACAGCAACAACTGAGAAATATGGCTGAGATACGCAAAATGGGCAATAAACCATACATGATAAtg GTCTATAGAAACAGGCGATGgcgtttattatttacagacCAACTAGTTCCTGGAGATATTGTTTCTATTACAAGGCCTCAACATGATAATTTAGTGCCATGCGATATGTTGCTTTTGCGAGGTCCATGTGTCGTTGATGAAAGCATGTTAACag GTGAATCTGTTCCTCAAATGAAAGAACCTATAGAAGATATTGATGGTAATAGAATTATAGATATCGAAGGTGATAAACTTCATGTGCTTTTTGGTGGTACAAAAGTCGTGCAACATACACCTCCTACTAAAAATACTCCCGGCCTTCGAG CGACAGATAATGGATGCGTCGCCTACGTATTACGTACTGGTTTTTCTACATCGCAGGGAAAACTTTTAAGAACAATATTGTTTGGCGTTAAACGCGTTACAGCCAATAATTTGGAAACTTTTGGCTTTATTCTATTTCTGCTTATTTTCGCGATTGCCGCCGCCGCGTATGTGTGGATCAAAG GTAGCGAAGATCCTACGAGAAATAAGTACAAACTATTTTTGGAATGCACGTTAATTTTGACTTCTGTTGTGCCACCGGAGTTACCTATCGAATTGTCGCTAGCTGTAAATACGTCTCTGGTAGCTCTATCCAAGTTAG GTGTATTCTGTACGGAACCGTTCAGAATTCCGTTTGCTggcaaaattgatatttgctGTTTTGACAAAACTGGCACACTCACCAGCGATAAAATGATTGTCGAGGGTATTGCGGGTATCGA TGGTAAATCAGATGTGATTCAATTATCGGATGCACCTTTGGAGAGTATTCAAGTGTTGGCTACGTGTCATTCTCTTGTTCAATTAGATGATGGTATTGTCGGGGATCCATTAGAAAAGGCTACTCTTAAAGCAGTAAACTGGAGTCttacaaaaa GTGATTCTGTTATTCCTAAAAAGGGCAAGTCTCCGGCGTTGAAAATTGTACAGAGATATCACTTTTCGTCGGCTTTGAAAAGAATGTGTGTTGTGGTTGGATATAATATTCCTGGAGCTTCAGAAACTCATTATATGGCTACAGTGAAAGGTGCACCAGAAATTCTAAAGAACATG TTGTCTTCTGTGccgaaaaattatgattcaacttatttatctctctcacGACGCGGCGCGAGAGTGCTTGCCTTGGGATATCGAAAACTTCCTGGTTCTTTTTCCTCTCAAGATTTGAGGGAATTAACACGTGGAAAATTGGAGAGCAATCTTACATTTGCGGGATTTGTTATCATTAGTTGTCCTCTTAAGTCTGATTCGAAAGCTGTCATTAAAGAAATCGTCAATTCTTCGCATTCG GTCGTAATGATAACTGGCGATAATCCCTTAACGGCCTGTCATGTAAGTCGTGAGCTACATTTTACAAAGAAGCCAAACACACTCGTATTGATTGAAAATGATGATGAATGGTTGTGGGAAAGCATAGATAAGACAATACAGCTTCCTCtaagtgtaaaaaatattgcatcgcGCAAAGAAATTTGGAAAGATTACGCACTTTGTATAACGGGTGAG GGTTTATCGTATCTGAAAGAAAATCAACGAGAACTTCTTCGAAAACTCTTGCCACATATTGTGATTTTCGCGCGATGTGCACCGAAACAAAAAGAATTCATTATCGTATCACTGCAATCTTTAGGCTATATGACGTTGATGTGCGGTGACGGAACGAATGATGTCGGTGCTTTGAAACATGCTGCAGTGG GTGTGGCAATTCTATCTAGTCCGCCCGAAAAGCTACTTTCTGACAAACGGGAAGATACCTCAAGAAACGATACCTCAATGTCTCCCATAAGTAATGGGCCAAGGACCAATCCAAGAATCGCGCCCGCGAATACTCGTGCGAAACtgcaaaagattttaaagGAAATCGATAACGAGGTGCAGGAGCAATCCGTAATTGTAAAACTCGGCGACGCTTCCATCGCCGCCCCTTTTACCAGCAAAATGTCATCTATTCAATGCA TATGCCACGTGATTAAACAGGGACGTTGCACCCTGGTTACCACTCTGCAAATGTTCAAAATATTAGCATTGAACGCACTGATACTCGCCTATAGTCAGTCAGTGCTATATTTGGATGGAATCAAGTTTAGTGATGCACAAGCGACCTTACAAGGTGTTCTTTTAGCGGCCtgctttctctttatctcacGATCGAAACCCCTGAAAACTCTATCGCAGCAAAGACCACTaccaaatatctttaatttatataccatTGCAACTGTATTGCTGCAATTTGCTGTACATTTTATCTGTCTCGTCTATTTAGTAAAAGAGGCAACTGTTTTATCTCCAAA GGACAATAAGTTGGCAGCTATCTTGAACAATTCCAGTGAAGTCAATTCATTGGGTGGAGATGACAGTAGTGAAGAGGAACCCTTCGaggcaaatttaattaacagcaCTGTGTATATAATTGCGATGTCCCTTCAGGTTTCTACTTTTGCTATAAATTATCGA GGTCATCCATTCATGGAAAGTTTGGCACAAAATAAAGCACTTTTATTCAGCCTTGTGGGAAATTCTGCCGTTATTCTATTATTGGCTTGTGGATTCCTGCCAAATCTAGCAATACAATTCGAGATTGTGGATTTTCCAAGCCAT TTTCGTACGATACTGGTTCAAATACTAGTCGCGGATTTTGTCTTTGCGTATATTGTCGATAGAGCTTGTCTATGGCTCTTTGGCGAAGGAAGACAACACAAACTGTGA